One genomic segment of Ipomoea triloba cultivar NCNSP0323 chromosome 9, ASM357664v1 includes these proteins:
- the LOC116030085 gene encoding tetraketide alpha-pyrone reductase 1-like isoform X2: protein MSGEGKVVCVTGASGFIASWLVKLLLRRGYTVNATVRSLSQSPLSYFLPYIITLSYMCMALLFPRSFLTKHVGVESPNKVAHLLALEGAKERLHLFEADLLEENSFDPAINGCDGVFHTASPVSLSPTKAEIVDPAVKGTLNVLGSCVRTPSVKRVVVTSSAASIMIRSNPINPTDVIDETWFADKEFAEETKQWYSLSKILAEEAAWKYAGENGIDMVSLHPCLVIGPILQPTLNFSTNVILRLIKEEKGSFSVAGSSYVDVRDVANAHIQAFEVPSASGRYCLVGETIHSSKVLKIAGQLYPSLPIPNNYFSGRGYTPVEVLFQKTTTSKDESELVNHKA from the exons ATGAGCGGAGAGGGAAAGGTGGTTTGCGTCACCGGTGCTTCAGGCTTCATAGCTTCTTGGCTCGTCAAGCTTTTGCTCCGCCGTGGTTACACTGTCAACGCCACCGTTCGCAGCCTCAGTCAGTCCCCTCTCTCTTACTTTCTTCCATATATTATAACACTCTCATATATGTGCATGGCCCTGCTGTTTCCACGCTCTTTCTTGACAAAGCATGTGGGAGTAG AGTCTCCAAATAAGGTGGCACATCTTCTTGCTTTAGAAGGTGCCAAGGAAAGACTGCATTTGTTTGAAGCTGACTTACTTGAAGAAAACTCTTTTGATCCTGCAATTAATGGGTGTGACGGTGTTTTCCACACAGCATCACCTGTTTCTTTATCACCAACTAAG gcAGAAATAGTGGATCCTGCAGTAAAGGGGACACTAAATGTTCTTGGATCTTGTGTAAGAACACCTTCTGTGAAAAGGGTAGTGGTGACGTCATCAGCGGCTTCTATTATGATCAGATCAAATCCTATAAATCCAACTGATGTAATCGACGAAACTTGGTTTGCTGATAAAGAATTTGCAGAGGAAACAAAG CAATGGTATAGCCTATCAAAAATCCTTGCGGAGGAAGCAGCATGGAAATATGCAGGGGAGAATGGGATTGACATGGTTTCATTGCATCCTTGTCTTGTTATTGGCCCTATTCTACAACCAACTCTTAATTTTTCAACCAATGTGATTCTACGCCTCATAAAAGAGG AAAAGGGTTCCTTTTCTGTAGCGGGTAGTTCTTATGTTGATGTTAGAGATGTGGCAAATGCACATATCCAAGCATTTGAGGTACCTTCGGCCAGTGGAAGATactgtttggttggtgaaacAATACACTCTTCTAAGGTTTTGAAGATTGCAGGCCAGCTTTACCCTTCTCTTCCCATTCCTAACAA TTATTTCAGCGGAAGAGGTTATACACCAGTAGAGGTACTATTCCAGAAGACCACAACTTCGAAAGATGAGTCTGAACTGGTAAACCACAAGGCATGA
- the LOC116030089 gene encoding cinnamoyl-CoA reductase 1-like, with translation MSGEGKVVCVTGASGFIASWLVKLLLDRGYTVHATVRSLTDPNKVAHLLALDRAKERLHLFEADLLDENSFDPAIKGCDGVFHTASPVSFKPSATKEELVNPAVNGTLNVLGSCVRTPSVKRVVVTSSTASVMYKRNPLTPADVIDETWFSDKDFAEETKQWYILSKVLAEEASWKYAGENKIDIVSLHPGLCIGPLLQPTLNFSSEVILGTIKEGMDFMSFPINIYVDVRDVAIAHIEAFEVPSARGRYCLVAETMHSSQVLKIVGQLYPALAIPEKYGADLPIVPTYKVSQDKAKSLGIKYTSIEVSLKDTIESLKEKSFLKF, from the exons ATGAGCGGCGAGGGGAAGGTGGTTTGCGTGACCGGTGCTTCCGGCTTCATAGCTTCTTGGCTCGTCAAGCTTTTGCTCGACCGTGGTTACACCGTCCACGCCACCGTTCGCAGCCTCA CGGATCCAAATAAGGTGGCACATCTTCTTGCATTAGATCGTGCCAAGGAAAGACTGCATTTGTTTGAAGCCGACTTACTTGATGAAAATTCCTTTGATCCTGCAATTAAGGGGTGTGACGGTGTTTTCCACACAGCATCACCTGTTTCTTTTAAACCATCTGCAACTAAG gaaGAATTAGTGAATCCTGCAGTAAACGGGACACTAAATGTTCTTGGATCATGTGTGAGAACACCTTCTGTGAAAAGGGTAGTGGTGACGTCCTCAACGGCTTCTGTTATGTACAAACGAAATCCTTTAACTCCAGCTGATGTAATTGATGAGACTTGGTTTTCTGATAAAGATTTTGCAGAGGAAACAAAG CAATGGTATATCTTGTCTAAAGTCCTTGCCGAGGAAGCATCATGGAAATATGCTGGGGAGAATAAGATTGACATTGTTTCACTGCATCCTGGTCTTTGTATTGGCCCTCTTTTACAACCAACTCTTAATTTTTCAAGCGAGGTGATTCTGGGCACCATAAAAGAAG GAATGGATTTCATGTCTTTTCCAATCAACATCTATGTTGATGTTAGAGACGTCGCAATTGCACATATCGAAGCATTTGAGGTACCTTCCGCCCGTGGAAGATACTGTTTGGTTGCGGAAACAATGCACTCTTCTCAGGTTTTGAAGATTGTTGGCCAGCTTTATCCTGCTCTTGCCATTCCTGAGAA ATATGGAGCAGACTTGCCTATAGTGCCAACATACAAAGTATCCCAGGACAAGGCGAAAAGCTTGGGCATCAAGTACACTTCTATAGAAGTGAGCCTTAAGGATACTATTGAAAGTTTAAAGGAGAAAAGCTTCTTGAAATTCTAG
- the LOC116030085 gene encoding cinnamoyl-CoA reductase 1-like isoform X4 encodes MSGEGKVVCVTGASGFIASWLVKLLLRRGYTVNATVRSLKSPNKVAHLLALEGAKERLHLFEADLLEENSFDPAINGCDGVFHTASPVSLSPTKAEIVDPAVKGTLNVLGSCVRTPSVKRVVVTSSAASIMIRSNPINPTDVIDETWFADKEFAEETKQWYSLSKILAEEAAWKYAGENGIDMVSLHPCLVIGPILQPTLNFSTNVILRLIKEEKGSFSVAGSSYVDVRDVANAHIQAFEVPSASGRYCLVGETIHSSKVLKIAGQLYPSLPIPNKYKGDLPVVPTFKVSQEKAKSLGINFTSFAVTLKDTIESLKEKNFLSF; translated from the exons ATGAGCGGAGAGGGAAAGGTGGTTTGCGTCACCGGTGCTTCAGGCTTCATAGCTTCTTGGCTCGTCAAGCTTTTGCTCCGCCGTGGTTACACTGTCAACGCCACCGTTCGCAGCCTCA AGTCTCCAAATAAGGTGGCACATCTTCTTGCTTTAGAAGGTGCCAAGGAAAGACTGCATTTGTTTGAAGCTGACTTACTTGAAGAAAACTCTTTTGATCCTGCAATTAATGGGTGTGACGGTGTTTTCCACACAGCATCACCTGTTTCTTTATCACCAACTAAG gcAGAAATAGTGGATCCTGCAGTAAAGGGGACACTAAATGTTCTTGGATCTTGTGTAAGAACACCTTCTGTGAAAAGGGTAGTGGTGACGTCATCAGCGGCTTCTATTATGATCAGATCAAATCCTATAAATCCAACTGATGTAATCGACGAAACTTGGTTTGCTGATAAAGAATTTGCAGAGGAAACAAAG CAATGGTATAGCCTATCAAAAATCCTTGCGGAGGAAGCAGCATGGAAATATGCAGGGGAGAATGGGATTGACATGGTTTCATTGCATCCTTGTCTTGTTATTGGCCCTATTCTACAACCAACTCTTAATTTTTCAACCAATGTGATTCTACGCCTCATAAAAGAGG AAAAGGGTTCCTTTTCTGTAGCGGGTAGTTCTTATGTTGATGTTAGAGATGTGGCAAATGCACATATCCAAGCATTTGAGGTACCTTCGGCCAGTGGAAGATactgtttggttggtgaaacAATACACTCTTCTAAGGTTTTGAAGATTGCAGGCCAGCTTTACCCTTCTCTTCCCATTCCTAACAA ATATAAAGGAGACTTGCCTGTAGTGCCAACTTTCAAAGTATCCCAAGAAAAGGCAAAAAGCTTGGGGATCAACTTCACTTCTTTTGCAGTGACCCTTAAGGATACTATTGAAAGTCTAAAGGAGAAAAACTTCCTCAGTTTCTAA
- the LOC116030090 gene encoding cinnamoyl-CoA reductase 1-like isoform X2 — translation MSGEGKVVCVTGASGFIASWLVKHLLHRGYTVHATVRSLKDPNKVSHLLALDGAKERLHLFEADLLEKNSFDPAINGCEGVFHTASPVSFSPSATKVELVDPAVKGTLNVLGSCGRTPSVKRVVVTSSTAAVMYKSNPISPTDVIDETWFSDKEFAEETKQWYVLSKVLAEEAAWKYAGENSIDMVSLHPSLVIGPLLQPIINFSSEVILKLIKEGKDFMTSSPLLNCYVDVRDVANAHIEAFEMPSASGRYCLVGEPMHSSQVLKIVGQI, via the exons ATGAGCGGCGAGGGGAAGGTGGTATGCGTGACCGGTGCTTCCGGCTTCATAGCTTCTTGGCTCGTCAAGCATTTGCTCCACCGTGGTTACACCGTCCACGCCACCGTTCGCAGCCTCA AGGATCCAAATAAGGTGTCACATCTTCTTGCATTAGATGGTGCCAAGGAAAGACTGCATTTGTTTGAAGCCGACTTACTTGAGAAAAACTCTTTTGACCCTGCAATTAATGGGTGTGAAGGTGTTTTCCACACAGCATCACCTGTTTCTTTTTCACCATCTGCAACTAAG gTAGAACTAGTGGATCCTGCAGTAAAGGGGACACTAAATGTTCTTGGATCATGTGGGAGAACACCTTCGGTGAAGAGGGTAGTGGTAACGTCCTCAACGGCGGCTGTTATGTACAAATCAAATCCTATAAGTCCAACTGATGTAATCGATGAGACTTGGTTTTCTGATAAAGAATTTGCAGAGGAAACAAAG CAATGGTATGTCTTGTCTAAAGTCCTTGCCGAGGAAGCAGCATGGAAATATGCTGGGGAAAATAGTATTGACATGGTTTCACTGCATCCTAGCCTTGTTATTGGCCCTCTTTTACAaccaattattaatttttcaagtgaGGTGATTCTGAAACTCATAAAAGAAG GAAAGGATTTCATGACGTCTTCTCCACTCCTCAATTGCTATGTTGATGTTCGAGACGTCGCAAATGCACATATCGAAGCATTTGAGATGCCTTCCGCTAGTGGAAGatattgtttggttggggaACCAATGCACTCTTCTCAGGTTTTAAAGATTGTTGGTCAG ATATAA
- the LOC116030085 gene encoding tetraketide alpha-pyrone reductase 1-like isoform X3, translating to MSGEGKVVCVTGASGFIASWLVKLLLRRGYTVNATVRSLSQSPLSYFLPYIITLSYMCMALLFPRSFLTKHVGVESPNKVAHLLALEGAKERLHLFEADLLEENSFDPAINGCDGVFHTASPVSLSPTKAEIVDPAVKGTLNVLGSCVRTPSVKRVVVTSSAASIMIRSNPINPTDVIDETWFADKEFAEETKQWYSLSKILAEEAAWKYAGENGIDMVSLHPCLVIGPILQPTLNFSTNVILRLIKEEKGSFSVAGSSYVDVRDVANAHIQAFEVPSASGRYCLVGETIHSSKVLKIAGQLYPSLPIPNNGRGYTPVEVLFQKTTTSKDESELVNHKA from the exons ATGAGCGGAGAGGGAAAGGTGGTTTGCGTCACCGGTGCTTCAGGCTTCATAGCTTCTTGGCTCGTCAAGCTTTTGCTCCGCCGTGGTTACACTGTCAACGCCACCGTTCGCAGCCTCAGTCAGTCCCCTCTCTCTTACTTTCTTCCATATATTATAACACTCTCATATATGTGCATGGCCCTGCTGTTTCCACGCTCTTTCTTGACAAAGCATGTGGGAGTAG AGTCTCCAAATAAGGTGGCACATCTTCTTGCTTTAGAAGGTGCCAAGGAAAGACTGCATTTGTTTGAAGCTGACTTACTTGAAGAAAACTCTTTTGATCCTGCAATTAATGGGTGTGACGGTGTTTTCCACACAGCATCACCTGTTTCTTTATCACCAACTAAG gcAGAAATAGTGGATCCTGCAGTAAAGGGGACACTAAATGTTCTTGGATCTTGTGTAAGAACACCTTCTGTGAAAAGGGTAGTGGTGACGTCATCAGCGGCTTCTATTATGATCAGATCAAATCCTATAAATCCAACTGATGTAATCGACGAAACTTGGTTTGCTGATAAAGAATTTGCAGAGGAAACAAAG CAATGGTATAGCCTATCAAAAATCCTTGCGGAGGAAGCAGCATGGAAATATGCAGGGGAGAATGGGATTGACATGGTTTCATTGCATCCTTGTCTTGTTATTGGCCCTATTCTACAACCAACTCTTAATTTTTCAACCAATGTGATTCTACGCCTCATAAAAGAGG AAAAGGGTTCCTTTTCTGTAGCGGGTAGTTCTTATGTTGATGTTAGAGATGTGGCAAATGCACATATCCAAGCATTTGAGGTACCTTCGGCCAGTGGAAGATactgtttggttggtgaaacAATACACTCTTCTAAGGTTTTGAAGATTGCAGGCCAGCTTTACCCTTCTCTTCCCATTCCTAACAA CGGAAGAGGTTATACACCAGTAGAGGTACTATTCCAGAAGACCACAACTTCGAAAGATGAGTCTGAACTGGTAAACCACAAGGCATGA
- the LOC116030090 gene encoding cinnamoyl-CoA reductase 1-like isoform X1, producing MSGEGKVVCVTGASGFIASWLVKHLLHRGYTVHATVRSLKDPNKVSHLLALDGAKERLHLFEADLLEKNSFDPAINGCEGVFHTASPVSFSPSATKVELVDPAVKGTLNVLGSCGRTPSVKRVVVTSSTAAVMYKSNPISPTDVIDETWFSDKEFAEETKQWYVLSKVLAEEAAWKYAGENSIDMVSLHPSLVIGPLLQPIINFSSEVILKLIKEGKDFMTSSPLLNCYVDVRDVANAHIEAFEMPSASGRYCLVGEPMHSSQVLKIVGQVYPSLAIPEKYKEDLPIFKVSQEKAKSLGINFTSIEVSLKDTIESFKEKNFLRF from the exons ATGAGCGGCGAGGGGAAGGTGGTATGCGTGACCGGTGCTTCCGGCTTCATAGCTTCTTGGCTCGTCAAGCATTTGCTCCACCGTGGTTACACCGTCCACGCCACCGTTCGCAGCCTCA AGGATCCAAATAAGGTGTCACATCTTCTTGCATTAGATGGTGCCAAGGAAAGACTGCATTTGTTTGAAGCCGACTTACTTGAGAAAAACTCTTTTGACCCTGCAATTAATGGGTGTGAAGGTGTTTTCCACACAGCATCACCTGTTTCTTTTTCACCATCTGCAACTAAG gTAGAACTAGTGGATCCTGCAGTAAAGGGGACACTAAATGTTCTTGGATCATGTGGGAGAACACCTTCGGTGAAGAGGGTAGTGGTAACGTCCTCAACGGCGGCTGTTATGTACAAATCAAATCCTATAAGTCCAACTGATGTAATCGATGAGACTTGGTTTTCTGATAAAGAATTTGCAGAGGAAACAAAG CAATGGTATGTCTTGTCTAAAGTCCTTGCCGAGGAAGCAGCATGGAAATATGCTGGGGAAAATAGTATTGACATGGTTTCACTGCATCCTAGCCTTGTTATTGGCCCTCTTTTACAaccaattattaatttttcaagtgaGGTGATTCTGAAACTCATAAAAGAAG GAAAGGATTTCATGACGTCTTCTCCACTCCTCAATTGCTATGTTGATGTTCGAGACGTCGCAAATGCACATATCGAAGCATTTGAGATGCCTTCCGCTAGTGGAAGatattgtttggttggggaACCAATGCACTCTTCTCAGGTTTTAAAGATTGTTGGTCAGGTTTATCCCTCTCTTGCTATTCCTGAGAA ATATAAAGAAGACTTGCCTATATTTAAGGTATCCCAGGAAAAGGCGAAAAGCTTGGGTATCAACTTTACTTCTATAGAAGTGAGCCTTAAGGATACTATTGAAAGTTTCAAGGAAAAAAACTTCTTGCGCTTCTAG
- the LOC116029562 gene encoding uncharacterized protein LOC116029562 — translation MKRLIFQEVKTQLNNNFQIKDLGPLKYFLGLEVARQKKGIAVYQRKYALELLDDTGFLNAKLVYSPTVPSHKLSKDGSKPLEENGQYRKIVGKLLYLTITRPDISFATQQLS, via the coding sequence atgaagagattgatatTTCAAGAAGTCAAGACTCAGCTCAACAATAATTTTCAGATAAAGGATCTAGGTCCTTTAAAGTACTTCCTTGGTTTGGAAGTGGCTAGACAAAAGAAAGGCATTGCTGTGTACCAAAGAAAATATGCATTGGAGTTACTTGATGATACAGGATTTCTAAATGCAAAACTTGTGTACAGCCCCACAGTTCCCTCACATAAACTAAGTAAAGATGGGAGTAAACCCCTTGAAGAAAATGGTCAATACAGGAAAATAGTTGGAAAACTTCTCTATCTAACAATCACTAGACCTGATATCAGTTTTGCTACACAACAACTTTCCTAG
- the LOC116030085 gene encoding tetraketide alpha-pyrone reductase 1-like isoform X1 — translation MSGEGKVVCVTGASGFIASWLVKLLLRRGYTVNATVRSLSQSPLSYFLPYIITLSYMCMALLFPRSFLTKHVGVESPNKVAHLLALEGAKERLHLFEADLLEENSFDPAINGCDGVFHTASPVSLSPTKAEIVDPAVKGTLNVLGSCVRTPSVKRVVVTSSAASIMIRSNPINPTDVIDETWFADKEFAEETKQWYSLSKILAEEAAWKYAGENGIDMVSLHPCLVIGPILQPTLNFSTNVILRLIKEEKGSFSVAGSSYVDVRDVANAHIQAFEVPSASGRYCLVGETIHSSKVLKIAGQLYPSLPIPNKYKGDLPVVPTFKVSQEKAKSLGINFTSFAVTLKDTIESLKEKNFLSF, via the exons ATGAGCGGAGAGGGAAAGGTGGTTTGCGTCACCGGTGCTTCAGGCTTCATAGCTTCTTGGCTCGTCAAGCTTTTGCTCCGCCGTGGTTACACTGTCAACGCCACCGTTCGCAGCCTCAGTCAGTCCCCTCTCTCTTACTTTCTTCCATATATTATAACACTCTCATATATGTGCATGGCCCTGCTGTTTCCACGCTCTTTCTTGACAAAGCATGTGGGAGTAG AGTCTCCAAATAAGGTGGCACATCTTCTTGCTTTAGAAGGTGCCAAGGAAAGACTGCATTTGTTTGAAGCTGACTTACTTGAAGAAAACTCTTTTGATCCTGCAATTAATGGGTGTGACGGTGTTTTCCACACAGCATCACCTGTTTCTTTATCACCAACTAAG gcAGAAATAGTGGATCCTGCAGTAAAGGGGACACTAAATGTTCTTGGATCTTGTGTAAGAACACCTTCTGTGAAAAGGGTAGTGGTGACGTCATCAGCGGCTTCTATTATGATCAGATCAAATCCTATAAATCCAACTGATGTAATCGACGAAACTTGGTTTGCTGATAAAGAATTTGCAGAGGAAACAAAG CAATGGTATAGCCTATCAAAAATCCTTGCGGAGGAAGCAGCATGGAAATATGCAGGGGAGAATGGGATTGACATGGTTTCATTGCATCCTTGTCTTGTTATTGGCCCTATTCTACAACCAACTCTTAATTTTTCAACCAATGTGATTCTACGCCTCATAAAAGAGG AAAAGGGTTCCTTTTCTGTAGCGGGTAGTTCTTATGTTGATGTTAGAGATGTGGCAAATGCACATATCCAAGCATTTGAGGTACCTTCGGCCAGTGGAAGATactgtttggttggtgaaacAATACACTCTTCTAAGGTTTTGAAGATTGCAGGCCAGCTTTACCCTTCTCTTCCCATTCCTAACAA ATATAAAGGAGACTTGCCTGTAGTGCCAACTTTCAAAGTATCCCAAGAAAAGGCAAAAAGCTTGGGGATCAACTTCACTTCTTTTGCAGTGACCCTTAAGGATACTATTGAAAGTCTAAAGGAGAAAAACTTCCTCAGTTTCTAA